In Panicum virgatum strain AP13 chromosome 5K, P.virgatum_v5, whole genome shotgun sequence, the genomic window TGAACTAAATTTTAGCTCCTGATATCAAACAGCCCCTTATACGGGGCATCTATTCATCACGCGCTGCGATTTGAACGGTAAACGCCCCGCCACCGTACCTCTGGTTCCGACGGTACCTCCACTGCAGCCCTTCACCATCGCTGACGCTAAATAAACTCGGACCCAAGCTTTCCCGCCCCACCACATGTCAACCCGCCGCCGACCAGGCGACCAACACCACCCGCAACCCGCCTCTGCCGCCAAGCTTCCCTGCCCTCTCCCCATCTTCTAAACCTCCACCCCGAAACTCCGGCCGCCGCTAACCTCGCCATGGAAGATAAATAGTAGTGGCGGCAGCCTTTCACAACAGGACGGATCCCACCCGCGTGATGAATAGAAATCTTGGGCTACATCAGCATTGCTCGGTGCCGGCTGGGTCCCCCACGACTAGCTAGCGTGTGCCATCGGTGTGAAAATGGGTACCCAAAGCACCCGCTCCCGGCACGGAACAAACAAGTCAAACAACATTGCGCACATCGGCCAGTGTACCGATCGAGGAGGCCGGCCCGGCCACAACGGCGCTCGGCAGGTCATTGGCTGGTAGGACCGACGATGCcttggccggcggcagcggatgGCCCGCGTGTCAGTCATGCACTATTACAGATTCATTTTCACCGCCAACTCTAAACTCAGCCGGCGGTGAAATATCGGCGGTGAAAATGGATATTTTCACCGTCGGTTTTCGTGCCAGCAATGATAATATATTTCCATCGTCGGTCTGTAACACGATCACCGCCGGTCCCTATTATAGACCAGCGGTGAAAATAGGTTTAGGGTAGCGGTGACCACATTTTCACCGCCGCTCTGTGTTACGGGCAGACAGTGAAAATAGAATTGTCACCATTATCAAATTAAACGACATTTCAGTAATTTGATACAATTCTCATAATAAGTACATCAAATCTCACGTGACGTAGTAAACACATAAAAATAATTCACTATCATAAAAAGTGTCACATGTTCATACGCTGTTTACAAAACATAAGTCCATACACTGATTACAAAACCGCAAGTGCTTACACCAACATAATCCATGACATGAGTCATGCATAATACTATGCACAAATTTAAAATCAAATACTCAAACTAGATAACACAGAACTCTGAATCCGGATTCAGAACATTGATCTGAATCATAGTTTCTAGAGCGTGGTCATTCCCTTTCAAGAAGGCACCCCCCTTGCATGAAGCAGAAACTCCGATCACACAAGACCTTTCTCGCGAAATCTTCATGGCAATTATTACAGAAATCCAAGAACTCGACGATGACCCTATGGCGAGGGTCGACCTCGTCGACTACAATTCAAGTGACTACGACAAATTTCTCTCTGACGATGAGATGGATACTACAATTTCAAAGCCTGACGTCGTTATGCCATCTTCTCGCTCCTTATTATGGTGCAATTACCTGACGTTGCTGATTAGTAGCCACATTGGAGATTACACCACCACATCCACATGGCCACACTAGAGGCTCCACACCTCTAGTGCTCCGGGCAAGAACCATGCTGTTGCCACCGCTACTATAATTCATAATTCATGTCTACATTGTGCCTGGCCTTTGCGTGACTCCCTCTAGCACCTGCAGGCCGGCATCCCCACGAGTCGTACTTTGCTAAGCGTCACGATGACTCTCGAACATAGGAAGCCAAGCAACTCTTGAACACTCTCGAACACAGCCTGCACTAGATTTCTAGTTTCAATTGCTATttgtttttaaattttcaagaaaTATATGGGTAATATTGATTTATACATTTAATTATTAATGACTTTCCCTATAGAATTGCTAGAACACGTTTTTACGATAATATCATAAATACTACTACCTCGGTCCAAAATATAACAACTTTTGACTTTTCAAAGTCAAACattttcatctttgaccaataatatctTAAAATATAATtacttttaaataaaaaaattacatgttATAATAGTTGGTTTCATTACGAATAAACTAATATCACTTTTATGTTGTCAATCTTTATATACTTTTTACCATCTACGGTCAAAAAAAgatgaaaaatttgaatttgaaaagtCAAAAAGTTTaatattttgggatggaggtagcaatatgtataatttttttacatgAATCAACTGGACGCTCCTGACTTATTGATAGAATTTATATAATATAATTattaacaccccccccccccccccccccccccccccgcgcgacCAGCCCTGGGCGTCAAGTCCTCTGATCTGAAAAAAGCAGCGAAATAAAGTGTGTGCCCTTTCTGTCAAGACCTCAGGTAGGCTTTTGCTATGCTAGCTAGCCGCTTCCGTGCACGCACCCATGTCTATGTTGCACACACACAAAGGCAGGCAGGGCGCGCACACACAGTAGGCAACACTCGAGTTTTGCGCGTCAACTGCTTTTGAGACACCCCCTCACCTCACCTGTGACTGTGACTCTCTGACTGTGAGTGTGAGTGATGAAAAAATAAAGTCCAGAGCATCGGCTTTCACACCTTGCAGTGCAGCAAGACCAATCCCTCTCTCCCAAGCTCTCCGGTCTCCGCTAGCTTTCACttctcccaagtcccaacccGTTGGCTGGCTGGCTTTAACAAGGTGCGTGGCTCGATCCATGGCGTGGACGCTGCTGACCATCTGATCCAGTTCTACTCAGCTCGAGGCATGCGTGGCCGATGCCCAGCtcagccgccgcgcgccccctgctgctgctgctcctcttcttctcctccttcctcgtcCTGCAGATCCCGTCGTTGCTCGGTTCTCGTTCggcgcacgccgccgtcgcggacCCCACTGCTGGGCGGCGGCTTCTCCCCGCGCACGCAGTGCCCGAGCTGCAGCCCGTGGATCAGGCGGTGATGAAGGAGAAGGTGGCGGCGCATCCACGGGCCATGGAGAGTACAGCAACGAGAagaagcggcagcggcggctcagCGTTCGTGGACGCAGTGAGTAAACATCAGGTGCCAAGCGGCGCCAACCCGGACTCCAATTAGCTTAGCGATGTGTCGATTCAATTCGCCCTGCCGGGCCGGAGAGCAGCTACCGGATTAGTAATGTATCTCGTGTATGTATGCTTGTGTATAATATGTATGTATGCTTTAATCTGTTGCTACGACCAAATATTGTGgcttaatttttttctaaacaaTCGATCTTCGCCTCACCAACTTGGCATAGGTGCATGGTTTAGGTAGCTATACGCAGTTCGTCAACTATGTGGCAATGGCTGACTAGTGGCCGGGTCTGTGTTATTAGCATACTGGTGGCACTACTACGCTTTGGTCCTGCTACCGTCCGGTAGAGGTGTTGGTCTCGGGTCCAACGGTTAGGGGATGGTGGAGAACTTTAGTtgtggttggagccaccaacaggAACTAAAGTGTGACTCTTAgttccggttggtggctccaactgaGACTAAAGATCTTGAGTATTTAGTCTCGGGTGATATCactaaccgggactaaaggactTTTAGTCCTAGTTAGTGGTACTACCCAGAACTAAAGGGTCATCTATGATTGAGTTTAAAAGAAAAGCATTCCATAGGATCACATGTGTTGTGCAGTTGAGGTGGTAACTAAGTTTTGCACGAGGTGAGATTGGATTGTGTAGAGTTGGGCTGACTTtgtgcaattattttttttgctTCGCAGACCCTTTAGTTCGGGTTCTAAGATCCGGGACTAAAAGGAGTTGccgaccgggacaaaaggagaAACGACCACATCTGACACAGTTGCTGTTATGGTTGCCAAAGTAATCAAGAAGTTGATAATACTAGCATAATGCCCGTGTATTAaatgatactattttaaatgaTCATTTTCAATCTACAGCTAATGATCATGAACCAGGTTTGCTGCTTGCTTGCTAGGCTCAAATGGAGAACAAGTTATCTACAACTACATAAAGTGAAGCACCCAAGGCTGTGGATCAGGTTGTAGCTGATGTGCTTGCTGAGAAAACACGAAAGAATCAGTTCCTTCGCAATGTGGTGATCGAGATTGCACAGCCTACATCCAGTCAATAGAATGGTGATGTTCTAGATTTGCAAGCAGAGAATGCTGAACTTCGATCAATTATCAACACCCAACATAGACAGATTGATGATTTGACAATGAAAGTATAGAAAATAGAGGAGGAAAGAATCAAGGACAAAGAAGAGACAAGTAAGAAGCAAGCTGAGGTGGAAGCGAAACTTGAACTAGTGCTAAGTCAGGTTCGACGAAGTTAAGCAACTGCATATGTTGTTTTGTTGTACCACTGCTACCATTCTGTTGCTGCTTGCTGCGGTGTTTTGCTGTTTTTGGTGGAGTGCCTATGTGCCATGGGATTGGATGTGTTCTGCAATAAACTTTTGTTGCTACATCAGCATTTTGTTGCAGAAGCAACAAAAGTTTGTTGTAGAATACATCatgggatgggatgggatgTGATGTTTGCTTCAACAAACTTGTGTGTTGTCATGCTCAATTTCTGGATTGCTGGATGTGTTAGAATCTGGATGAAAACCAGAGATGATGTATCCGTGTGTTAATATTAAAACTGATTATTGTGCGAAAAAATGACTGTTGTTGTATGGTATGATTTCTCTTGGGCTGGGCTGAAATGGTTGTGAAAATGAGCTATTCAAATCTGTTGGGCCATATATTTTGTTGAATTTAGTGTGCTGTTGGGCCTAGGAACATTTGTCCCGGTAATTATTTTGGCTTGCTAATAAATGGGCTACACTCTCCTCGAAAAAATAGTCTGTGCTCATTTTGGCCTGTCAATAAATTGGCATCCATGATGATATCATCATCCACGTCAGTGGCCATGTCATTGTCCACATCAATTACACGTCAGCACAACATGCCATGTCATTAGTCATGTAGACATTCATGACAGTAGCCACGTCACTCCACTATTGCATCCGTGACGAAGTTTGTGACGTTTATTTTCGTCACAAACATTGGATCTGGCTAGGCTGTGCATGCTCAGGGTCAATCTATGACAGTTAGAAACCATCACGGATTGTTcaatctgtgacgctcaatccATGACGTTTTATAAAAACATCATAGATATTGTTTTATGACGATTTTGCAGTGGTCTATGACGAAATTGTTCCGTCACAGAATAAATGGTTTCTTCTAGCGCATGCTACGAGTAATATAATAGATTAACGTAAACCATCAATTTGTGTTCGTTCACTTCATGTACAGACATCGTAATTGTGCGAGAGATATTGATTGTCCGTGTTTCGATTGGGATTCTGATTGATCTGTCAGTATTTCGATTAGGATTTCTGATTGATTTGCCTAGATGCCGTTTAGAGTTCCGATTGATGGACCAAAAAAATAttacttgctttagaaatagtagaGATAGACATACAATGGTTCGTCGTCCTAGTGAAGCGGCACTATCCCTTGCTCCGCTTTCGGCAACTCAGATCAGTAAAATTGCGGTGCGTCTGCTCTTAGCATTATGCTCATGCTAAATTTTTTATGACTCTTTTTTTTAATCTATATGGTCTTTGAGCTAAAACTTTAACAAAAAAATCTATGAAAAATGTAGTATGATGTCTATGGGACTATGAAAGTGTTATATTTAAACAAAACTACTCATATCTTCCTATTTTCAAACAACATATTTTAAAGAGTAACTTATAACCACCATCAACAATTTGATGGTGGATACATATTGGTCCAACAACTTTAATCTTTCTAACCGGTATTAAAGGTGGCCTTAGGCACTGGGTGATATCCGATGTCCAAGACCAAGGTTTTTGGTCTCACTTCCTTAGTACCGATGGAAGAACCGCAAGTAAGAGTCTGTTTTAGAATAGTGGGAATACGTACAATCTCTATGGTTGATTGTTGAACGGAGTTGAAACCTATTTATAAGTTCAGACGCAGGTGTTATTGCCTACAGTCAAGGATGCTCTCGTGTTGGACTGAAATAGCTGTCAAATAAAAGGCACCAAAAAATAATATTCCACAATCAATCTTTATGTTACTCTTACTTATTGAGTTGGAAGATTTTCAGCTTCCGTGGTAACACACGGGTAATATTATACTTCTACATAAAGAAAACAAATATATCTCATGCTCCTAAAAAATATCTCTTAATTTCAAAGTGGACAGTTTTTGTTAAACTTGTTCTCATCTTGGCTAAATACATTGCTTTGCAACACAAATATTAACATCAAAATAATGCTCAATTATTTATTCTTGCGTGAATGAACCCTCTCCATACGATCCGACATATACATTGCCGTTGTGGCGCTTAGATATGGTCATATACTAAATTAAGCATTCTAAAAGTTGTTGTACAGATGCAATTTACTTCTTTAAAACGGGTCAAGGTTAAAATTTCAGATATATCAATGATCAGAAAAGTACCATGATAAGGATATAACGTACACACTATAATCCCATCATCCCCCGAAAAGTACAATCCTAACGTTTGAAAACAATTTCACAAATAGTGCAATTCTAGAAATTGGATATGAACTACTTACGTAATTAAATAGTTAGATTTGTGAGGTCAATAAATTAGGGTACAAGAGTCTTTTGAAACCACCACTAATATGTCTGAAAAAAGTAGATTGTATTCTTTATCTAATATAGGAGGAGTATAGTTTTTTACCTTTTCTCGTCGTGGTGTTTACCGCTTTTTTTTCACCTATACAATTCCACTCAATCAGACAAGGACCGATATGCAATAAACTGCTAGGCATGTGTCAAACAAATAGGTTAGAGATTTGAAGACAATTTGGAGTGAAATCCACTCAATCAACACAAGGACCGATCTGAAGCTGTAGATCATCGCTTAGACTAACTCCAATCGGCGCGAGGCATATTGGCCATGCATTTCGCCATTTGCATGGCTGGGCCATTTTgccggcccgctttgcactgcCGGTCCTCCAATCGTGAGAGGCAAAAAAACATTGTCTAGCCCACCGAAATCTGTTGGCGGCAAAGCAGGGACATTTCCCTCCGCCCCAAATCGACGCGCGCAGATAGGGCAATGCGttggtggcggaggtggcggagcgcagcgccgcacgctccacgcgcgctcTCCATCACTCCGGGAATGAAGGTACTCCTTCCCTCGCTCCATTGCTGTAGCCGGTGTGAttgtattgcactagttcactcgCATTTCGGTTTGCATCGTCAGGTTCTTCCCCCAATCCCCCACCATGTCGGCGTTCTGCAGAGTTTCAGATTTTTTTCTCAAGTTCGCGCAAGAGGAGGCTCCACCTGCAAGCCGCAGCTACTCATGCTGCTGTCTTGGCGACGACGCGCCGACATCGGAAATGGGGTGGTTCGGTCCCAGAGCACAAGGTACTTCGGAGAGACAGGGAAGGCGCTTGGGCTGAGCTTGTTCGATGTTACTTCGCGTCGGAGCCGCTGTTCGACGACACCACGTTCCGGCGCCGGTAACAAAACAAAAAAGTGTCATAGATTAGAGAAACAAGTTATCGGACACACCGAGTACTGAAGGGTGTTCTCAGGGGTGGTCATCTGCAACTGCAAAGGGAGAAACAAGTTATCGGACACTAGGAGTGAGGACCCCCCACCCGCAGCGTGCTAGATCTAGGCACAGCAACCATGGCCGAGCAATGCAATCAAATCGACCAAATCCGACTCCAATCAGTTCGAAGCACTGCGAATCGAGACAGGTTGGGTTCCAATCCCATGGATCTGCACCGCGCGACCAAAATCTCCCTACACCCTAGCGCCGGAAGAACGAATCAAGGTGGGGAATGGCGGAGCTCACCTTGCAAACCGCCTTGCCTCCGCCGCTTCCTTCGTCGTCGGTCGCCTGGAGCTCCGCCACGCGCTTCGTCATCACCCGCCTGGAGTCCCGCCGCGCGTGGAGGCCGAAGTCCCGAACGCACCCGCGACCGCTTGTTCTTCTCTCTCCTGGGTCGACGGTTGGAGGACTGTCCTTTGCCTCGCGGCCGAGCGAGTGCTATTTTGCACTTTCTCTCACCTCAGATTTATTTTGCACGCCCGGTATGCAGGGTCGATTAGAGATTATGCCTCGCGCTACAGTGCACCCGACCCAGGCATTTTGCCTTTGCATGGCCCGTTGCTTAGTCGGTTGGAGTCAGTCTTATACGTTACTCTCCCCACACGAGGTAAGCTGGAGTATATtattggagaaaaaaaaaggcgtgATTCTGATTTATTTTTTGGAGGAATTATTTCTGGTTTAAAACGACAAGTGAGCCGGAGGAGACTTTGGCTTCGCCAGTTTCGCCTAAACCTCGAGGGTGCTTCCCAGACCAGACCACAACACATCCATGGCGATCTCCCAGATCTCCCGCGGGGCCctggccctcctcctcctcctcgccgccgccttcgccgccgccccagcagcgctcgccgacggcgacgacgtGTTGGCCCTCACCGAGTCCACCTTCGAAAAGGAGGTCGGGCAGGACCGCGGCGCCCTCGTCGAGTTCTACGCCCCCTGGTTCGCCGTCGTCCCCGTTCTCTCTGCCTCCCGGATCGACGCGCGATTTAGAtggatcggatcggatcgggTCCGTGTTTGGGTTGGGCAGTGGATTGCGGAGTCTAGATCTTCGCGCACCTGAGTGGGTCGATTTAGCTGCTACTGGGATTGGGGGATGCTGAGGCTGCTGTAGTTCTCTAGTGGTTCCGATTTGGGCTCAGAAAGTCTGGTGGGTACTGTTTTTTTGGATTTTCTTTGTAGGAGCACCCTGTAGTTCCAGAGTTTGGATCTTTGGTTTTCCGTATCTTTCGG contains:
- the LOC120710579 gene encoding uncharacterized protein LOC120710579; this translates as MPSSAAARPLLLLLLFFSSFLVLQIPSLLGSRSAHAAVADPTAGRRLLPAHAVPELQPVDQAVMKEKVAAHPRAMESTATRRSGSGGSAFVDAVSKHQVPSGANPDSN